The Pseudarthrobacter defluvii DNA window CCGCTGGGATGACGTCCTGGGCAACGGAATTCGGGCACAAAGGTGGGGCTATGCGCGGTGGAAAGCTGCACTGATCCTTGCCAAGTCCTTGGCTTTTCCTGCCCCATTTACGCGTCACCGTCGGTGTAGGCCCTCATAGGCTGGTTGGAGCCAGACAAATACGATGCTCCGCAGTGATTGCGGCCCTTCCCCCCAAGGTCTCTACCCATGTCCTCCGCCTACAAGGCAGCCGTTGTTAGACCCGATGGCCCACCATCGCCCGCCAACCACCAAAGGGGAATCGGAAGGCTCCGGCTCCATTCCTTGACTGGGCTAAGGTTCTTCGCCGCACTTGCCGTGGCCTTGATGCACGGCTTTGCTAACTATGAACTGCCCGTGGTTGACCTCGGTTTTGTCGGCGTAAGCTTCTTCTTTGTCCTCTCCGGTTTCGTACTGACCTGGGCCAACGCGGCAGAAAGCGGTGCAGGCGTCTTTCTGAGGAACCGTTTCGCCAAATTATTTCCGCTGAGCGCAGCCTCTTTGGCCATTGCAGCGCTGGTGCCCGTAGCGCAGAATTCCAGTGCCCTCTTTTTCCTGCAAAGCCTGACTTTGACTCAGGCGTGGTTGCCTTGGTCTGCTTCCTCCTTCAACCCCGTAGCTTGGTCACTGTCCGCAGAGGCCTTCTTCTATCTCCTGTTGCCCCCGATTGTGGCGGTGATGAGCCGTTTCCGCACGAAGGAACTTACTGGAACGGTGGTATTCCTCGCAATCCTGCAACCTGTCCTGGGCGTCGCCTGCCAACTTACTTTGGGAGCGCAGGTGAGCCATTTCATCACCTACAACCTTCCGCTGTACCGGTTGCCCGAGTTCGTCGTCGGCGTCGCTCTGGCGCTTCTGCTCAAGGCCGGCTACGTGCCAGCACACACGACTCAATTGTCGGCAGCCGCTTTCGCCACGGCCGGCGTTACGCTAACCCTTGTGGCCGACTTTCGGCATTTCGCCCCTTGGTGGATCAGCCAGACGCTCATGCTGCCCGCGATCATCATCGTCATCTGGACAGCTGCTCGCAGGGAACTCGCGGGGACCAGCAGGTTGCTCACCAAACCCGTTTTCGTGAGGCTGGGCGAACTTTCATTCGCTTTCTACATGGTCCACTACCTTGTGCTGGGTGCTTTCGGCATACTGGTTGGCCGGTGGGCCCAAGGACTTCCCTGGTGGCTCGTCCCGCCTGCCCTGCTATGCGCGGCAGCCTTGGCATGGGTCGCAAACCAATTTGTGGAGAAACCCTGCGAACGGGCGCTACGCGACGTGTTCCGCACTCGGTCAGGATCGCAACACAAGGCAGCGCAAAATGCGCTGCCGGCACCCGGCGTCGAGCGCATTTCGGAGCACTTGCATGCCACCCCCTAATGGGGCACTTTGGGGCTTGCCCGTGCGGAACTTGGGTTTCTTGCCCCTATCATTGAGCTTGCGGGAATCGGAGCATTTTTCGATCCTGCCGGCCAACTGCGGATGCCGGCATTCCTGCGGGCGGCGGTCCGCACCTTTGAAGGGAAACACCAATGGCGCGGAGCCCCGAAGAAACGCTGAGGGCCACTCTGGGCAGGGTTGCACCCGGAACTCCCCTTCGCGACGGCCTGGAACGGATCCTCCGGGGGCGCACCGGTGCGCTGATCGTGCTTGGGTCAGACCGCACCATCGATTCCATCTGCTCCGGCGGGTTCGATATCGGCATCGAGTTCTCGCCCACCCGCCTGCGGGAACTCGCCAAGATGGACGGCGCGATCATCTGCGACAAGGACGCGGGCAACATCCTGCGCGCCGCGGTCCAGCTGGTCCCGGACTCGAGCATTGAAACCCAGGAGTCCGGTACCCGCCACCGCACGGCGGAACGGGTAGCCAAGCAGACGGGTGTTCCGGTCATTTCCGTCAGCCAGTCCATGCAAATCATCGCCCTCTACGTCAACGGGCTGCGGCACGTCCTGGAGGGCTCCGAGAACGTCCTGGCCCGCGCCAACCAGGCCCTTGCCACCCTGGAACGCTACCGTGCCCGGCTGGACCAGGTCACCAGTTCGCTCTCAGCCCTTGAGATCGAGGCCATGGTGACGGTACGCGATGTGGCCGTCACCCTCCAGCGGCAGGAGATGGTGCGCCGAATCTCGGAGGAAATCTCGCAGTACGTCCTGGAACTGGGCGAGGACGGCCGGCTCCTCTCCCTCCAACTCGACGAACTGACGGTGGGACGGGGCCCGGGCAGCGACGTGATCATCCGCGACTACGCCAGCCCCAATGCCTCCGCCGATGACATCGACAAAGCGGTCAATGAACTGGTCAGCCTGGGCCCAACCGAACTGATTGACCTGGGCAAGATCTCGGCAATTGTTGGGTTCGCCGGGGGCGAAGCAAACCTGGATGCGGTGGTCCAGCCCCGCGGCTACCGGCTGCTGTCCGGACTCAAGGCAGTGCCCAAGGCCGTCGCGGACCGGCTGGTGGAACATTTCGGGGGCCTGCAGTTCCTGATGGCCGCAACCATTGACGATCTCATGACCGTTGACGGCATCGGCGACCAGCGCGCCCGGACCGTGCGCGAAGGCTTGAGCCGGATGGCCGAAGCCAGCCTCCTGGACCGCTTCCTCTAGACAACCAGACCCCGGGCGCAGCCGATCCAATTCCCGGTAAGTCGCTGGGTCACTCTCATCGATTGCTGCGTAGCTGCCGTTTTGGACGCTGAAAACGGCATCTACGGAGCAATCGATGGGTGTGGGGTGTCAGTTCAGCTGGAAGACTGCCTTGGGGCTGGCCCGTGAGCCCAGCTTCGCGGTGAAGATGTAGTACGCCCCGCCGCCGCCTGGAGCCGCGGCCACGGCCTTGCAGCCGTCGGCGCTGCGGTTCCGGCTCCACGGGAAGTTCGCGGTTTCGCTGGCACCGGGCGCAATGACCTTCACCAGGTCCTCGCTGGACGCCTGGCAGTCCTTGGAGGAGAAGATCCGGTCCGAGCCGCTGGTCACCAGGAATTCCATCTGCGAGGTTCCAATGTTGACCTCACAAGGGACCTTGCCGCCGTTGGTTACCTTCAGGGTGAGCATGGGGTTTTCCCCGGGGCCGTAGGCGGGCTTGTCCGTGGAAGCCGTGACCGTGACCCGGTTCTGGTCGCAGGTTGGGGTTGCGGAGGCCGTGGGCGACGGCGTGGCGGAAGCAGTTGCCGCAGCGGCGGCAGAAGAGGTGGCCGAGGCGGCCGGGGTCGCTGAAGCAGGGTCGGTGGAAGAAGGCTGGGTGGAGGAGGCCTGCTGCGAACCGCCCCTGAAGGCACCGGCGAGCGCGAAACCGCTGACCACCAGGATCACCAGCAACAGGGCACCGCCAACAACAAGCCGGCGGCGGCGGTACACAGCGGCGCTCGGCTTCCGGACGCTGCTGGAACCCGACGTGCCGCGTGCTGATGAATTGCCTTGCCTGCCCATCCTTCTAGGCTAGGGAACGCCTCCGGTTCTGCCCCGCCACCACGCCGCCGCGGCTCCATTGCTCTGGTCACACCCGGTTTGCAGCCCGCCCGAACCCATCCACTACAGTGTTGGCATCGACACTCAAACCTCTCCCAGCACGGACACGCCGGTGTCCCCCGCAGAGCTGGACCTGCTCCACCGGCGGATCAACGGCTGGTTCGCCGGCATTGCCCGGGACCTGCCGTGGCGCAAGCCCGACTGCTCCCCCTGGGGTGTGCTGGTCAGCGAAATCATGCTCCAGCAGACCCCTGTGGTCCGGGTGCTGCCGGTCTGGCACGAGTGGCTGAAGCGCTGGCCCACGCCCGCGGGGCTGGCAGGCGAACCGGCGGGTGAGGCCGTCCGTTCCTGGGGCCGGTTGGGCTACCCGCGGCGGGCTCTTCGGCTGCACGCCGCGGCCACCGCCATTGTGCAGGAGCACGGCGGCAAGGTCCCTGACACCTACCCGGAGCTGCTGGCCCTTCCCGGGGTGGGGAGTTACACGGCCGCTGCCGTGGCGGCTTTCGCCTATGGCCGCCGCGAAACGGTGGTGGACACCAACATCCGCAGGGTGCACGCCCGGCTGATCTCCGGGACAGCACTTCCGGCTCCGGCCCTGACCGCGGCGGAGATGCGCCTGGCCGCCGCCCTGCTGCCGGACGACGACGGTACATCCGTGCGCTGGAACGCCGCGGTCATGGAACTTGGGGCTCTGGTGTGCACGGCCCGGGCACCCAAGTGCGCCGATTGCCCGGTAAAAGACTCCTGTGCGTGGCTCGCGGCAGGCGAGCCCCCGCCGTCGTACGTTCCCAAGGGCCAGGCGTGGCACGGCACTGACCGCCAGGTCCGCGGCGCCGTGCTGGCCGTGCTCCGCCTGGCTGATGCACCGGTGCCCCCGGACATGTTCCACCGCGAACCCGCCGATCTGGGCTTTGAGCCGGAGGGGATCGGCGTGCCCCTGGCCGCGCTGCACCGGCTTAGCTCCGCCCCGGAGCAACTGGAACGGGCAATGGCAGGGCTGCTGGCTGACGGGCTGGCGGAGATGCACGACGGCGGCTACCGGCTGCCGGCCTGACGCGCCGCCGGCGCGGGCCGGGATGGCATACTTCTTGGTGACCGGAACCGGGGGAAGCCGTGAAAATCATTCTGTACATCGTGTGGGTGCTGTTTGTTGCCGCCGCGATATTCTCGCTGGTCTATACGGCCCGCAGGACCAGGCGCCAGGGACAGCAGATGGCGGCCTGGCCCAAAGCCCGGGCAACTGTCACCGGCAGCACCACCGGATGGACCAGCGGTGCGGGCGGTTCCAGCCGGAACCTGCGCTACTTCCCCACCTATCAGTTCACCGATCCGCAGGGCACCCTCTTCATGGGCAAGTCAGAGATCTCAGGGGTGGAGCAGCCGGCGCCGGGCTCGCTGATCGAGGTGGCCTACAACCCGGCCAATCCCAATGAATCGCTGCAGGTCTCTTCAGAGCCGCGTACGGTAATGGGCTGCCTGATCGCGTTTTTCGCGGTTTTTGCGGTTGTTTCGTTCTGGTTTATCGGCGTTTTCCCAATGGGTTAGGGCGGCAGGCATAACAATGCCGCCACCAATTGGATCGGGCTCAACTGCTGTGCCTCCACCGGACGTAGCCTGAAGGCATGCGGAGGCCCGCGCTGCTCCTGGTGTTGATGACGACGATGTCGCTCGTCCCCGCCTGCCAGCCGGCCGGCAGCGCCTGTCCGGCCATCGCCCAGGCGACCGCCGTCGCCGTAACTGTCACCGCGGGCTATTCGCCGCGGGTGGCGAGCCTGCACCTCCGGGCCTGCCAGGACGGCACCTGCAAGGAGGCCGACGTCGAACTCCGCCCCGGCACCTCCACCATTGACCAGGGCTGCATCGAAGGCGGGGCATGTTCGGCTACAGCCTCTCCTGACGGCACCAAGGTGGCCACCCTGATGTTGGACACCCTGACCGAATCACCCATGACGGTCACGGCTTCGGGTACGGCCCCGGACCGGACCGCCCTGCAGGTCCGCGCGCTGGAGTTCCAGCCGAAGGTGCTTTATCCGTTCGGGAAGCAGTGCGGGAAGGTCCTGTCGGCAGCAGTCCTGCTGGACGATGCCGGGCTGCACCTACAGCCGGCGTCCCCGTGAGCGCCGGGGAAAGCAGCCGCTAGAACAGCGCGGGCTGGGTAAACGTGTCGCCCTCGGAAGTGCCGGGCGCGGGACCGCCGCCCACGGGTTCTGCAGTCCAATTGAAGCCGAGTTCGGCGAGCAGTTCCTCCACCGAGATCTGGCCGTCCAGCACTTCGATTTCCTGGGAGTTGTCTGTGAGCGGCCGTTCCATGCCATCGAGCTTATGGCCAGGAATGGCCGGGGCGCTTATGGCTCGCCGAAGCCGGCTTCCACCAGGCCGCCCACGTATTCGACAGCCCGTTCCGCATCCGCGCCCCATGCTTCCACGTGCAGCACTGCGCCTTTGCCGGCGCCCAGGGTCATCAACCCGGTCATGGAGGCGCCATCCACTCCGTTGATGGTGACTTCGGCATCGAGGGAGGCGAGTCCCCCTGCCACTTTCGCGGCGGGCCGGGCGTGCATGCCTGCCTGGTTCACCAGTTCGAAGTCCCCAGTGCAGTCGGGTGGGGCGCTGGTGACGGGCTCCAGCTCCTCCTCCCCGGAAGACGCTGGCTCCGCCTGTTGCACAATGCGTCCTGCTGCTTCGGCGGCCTTCCGGACCGCCTGCACGTCAGCTCCGCCCTGGGCCGCGACGGCAGCTGCCACCAGGCCTTCCACCAGCGGGGCGTCGGCAAGCAGCACGCCGGCCGGATCCTCCAGGAATTCAAGGGCTGATTCCGCGGTCATTACGGCCGATCCCAGGTCCGTAATGACCACGGTGCCATCAGCCACCGCGCCGTCCCCGCTCCCCTGTTCACTGCCCCTTTCCAGAGCGGCGAGGACCTTCTCCAGGCTGGTACCGATCCTGCCGTCGTCGGTGCCGCCGGCGGGGATGATCTTCACGTCCGGCGCCATTTGGGCGGCAAGTTCCACGGCGCCGTCGGCAATCTTTTCGCTGTGGGACACCACCACGATGCTGACGGTCACGCAGCCGCCCCAACCGCCGCGCGCAGGATCAGCGCGCTGGACACTGCTCCCGGGTCCCGGTGGCCTGCACTGCGTTCGCCAAGATAGCTGGCGCGGCCTTTCCGCGCCACCATCGGGTCGGTGGCCACCGCCCCTGCCTCGGCAGCCTCAGCTGCGGCCACCAGGACACTGAGAACGTCCGTACTGC harbors:
- a CDS encoding acyltransferase family protein; the protein is MSSAYKAAVVRPDGPPSPANHQRGIGRLRLHSLTGLRFFAALAVALMHGFANYELPVVDLGFVGVSFFFVLSGFVLTWANAAESGAGVFLRNRFAKLFPLSAASLAIAALVPVAQNSSALFFLQSLTLTQAWLPWSASSFNPVAWSLSAEAFFYLLLPPIVAVMSRFRTKELTGTVVFLAILQPVLGVACQLTLGAQVSHFITYNLPLYRLPEFVVGVALALLLKAGYVPAHTTQLSAAAFATAGVTLTLVADFRHFAPWWISQTLMLPAIIIVIWTAARRELAGTSRLLTKPVFVRLGELSFAFYMVHYLVLGAFGILVGRWAQGLPWWLVPPALLCAAALAWVANQFVEKPCERALRDVFRTRSGSQHKAAQNALPAPGVERISEHLHATP
- the disA gene encoding DNA integrity scanning diadenylate cyclase DisA — protein: MARSPEETLRATLGRVAPGTPLRDGLERILRGRTGALIVLGSDRTIDSICSGGFDIGIEFSPTRLRELAKMDGAIICDKDAGNILRAAVQLVPDSSIETQESGTRHRTAERVAKQTGVPVISVSQSMQIIALYVNGLRHVLEGSENVLARANQALATLERYRARLDQVTSSLSALEIEAMVTVRDVAVTLQRQEMVRRISEEISQYVLELGEDGRLLSLQLDELTVGRGPGSDVIIRDYASPNASADDIDKAVNELVSLGPTELIDLGKISAIVGFAGGEANLDAVVQPRGYRLLSGLKAVPKAVADRLVEHFGGLQFLMAATIDDLMTVDGIGDQRARTVREGLSRMAEASLLDRFL
- a CDS encoding A/G-specific adenine glycosylase, which produces MSPAELDLLHRRINGWFAGIARDLPWRKPDCSPWGVLVSEIMLQQTPVVRVLPVWHEWLKRWPTPAGLAGEPAGEAVRSWGRLGYPRRALRLHAAATAIVQEHGGKVPDTYPELLALPGVGSYTAAAVAAFAYGRRETVVDTNIRRVHARLISGTALPAPALTAAEMRLAAALLPDDDGTSVRWNAAVMELGALVCTARAPKCADCPVKDSCAWLAAGEPPPSYVPKGQAWHGTDRQVRGAVLAVLRLADAPVPPDMFHREPADLGFEPEGIGVPLAALHRLSSAPEQLERAMAGLLADGLAEMHDGGYRLPA
- a CDS encoding DUF3592 domain-containing protein produces the protein MKIILYIVWVLFVAAAIFSLVYTARRTRRQGQQMAAWPKARATVTGSTTGWTSGAGGSSRNLRYFPTYQFTDPQGTLFMGKSEISGVEQPAPGSLIEVAYNPANPNESLQVSSEPRTVMGCLIAFFAVFAVVSFWFIGVFPMG
- the dhaM gene encoding dihydroxyacetone kinase phosphoryl donor subunit DhaM; translated protein: MTVSIVVVSHSEKIADGAVELAAQMAPDVKIIPAGGTDDGRIGTSLEKVLAALERGSEQGSGDGAVADGTVVITDLGSAVMTAESALEFLEDPAGVLLADAPLVEGLVAAAVAAQGGADVQAVRKAAEAAGRIVQQAEPASSGEEELEPVTSAPPDCTGDFELVNQAGMHARPAAKVAGGLASLDAEVTINGVDGASMTGLMTLGAGKGAVLHVEAWGADAERAVEYVGGLVEAGFGEP